A single genomic interval of Lathyrus oleraceus cultivar Zhongwan6 chromosome 7, CAAS_Psat_ZW6_1.0, whole genome shotgun sequence harbors:
- the LOC127104872 gene encoding uncharacterized protein LOC127104872: MAGRNDAAIANAMTTVAQTLAQANAVIQGQQGGPNERRLDRFLRSNPPSFKGMYDPDGALNWLQGIEKIFRVMECIDEQKVRNEFLGKYFPADVRNKKEIEFLELKQGTMSVAAYAAKFEELSRFCPHYNAVEAEHSKCLKFENGLRPEIKQFIGYQQIQWFSELVNKCRIYEEDSKARAILIYIDDVLLFSKDEKTHKQLLGRFLQTTQ; this comes from the exons ATGGCAGGGAGAAACGATGCAGCAATTGCTAACGCTATGACAACAGTAGCACAAACACTAGCACAGGCTAATGCGGTTATCCAAGGGCAGCAGGGGGGACCTAATGAACGCAGACTCGACAGGTTCCTAAGGAGCAATCCACCTAGCTTCAAGGGGATGTATGATCCAGATGGTGCACTGAATTGGCTACAAGGAATTGAAAAGATTTTCAGAGTCATGGAGTGTATTGATGAACAGAAGGTCAG GAATGAGTTCTTAGGGAAGTATTTTCCAGCTGACGTCCGTAACAAGAAAGAGATTGAATTCCTAGAACTGAAACAGGGGACTATGTCGGTGGCTGCGTATGCGGCAAAGTTTGAGGAGCTATCAAGATTTTGTCCTCATTACAATGCAGTGGAGGCTGAACATTCCAAATGCTTGAAGTTTGAGAATGGGCTAAGACCGGAGATCAAACAATTTATAGGCTACCAGCAGATACAATGGTTTTCAGAACTAGTAAACAAATGCAGGATTTATGAAGAGGATAGCAAGGCAAGGGCTATCCTCATCTATATTGATGATGTGCTATTGTTCTCAAAAGATGAAAAGACCCATAAACAATTATTGGGTCGATTCCTTCAAACAACCCAATAG